One window of the Gemmatimonadaceae bacterium genome contains the following:
- the hypF gene encoding carbamoyltransferase HypF — protein sequence MVRLPARFRSPGQHVRMTAAPTITARLLRVTGVVQGVGFRPFVYRLAARHALAGWVRNVAGTVEIHVEGGSEELDVFQQELRTEAPPVARINSLELAPAEPAGAHDFRIVESADAEGIRPVTPDLAICAECEAELFDTADRRFRHPFITCTNCGPRYTVIRSLPYDRERTSMAVFPRCDECDTEYRTPADRRHHAETVACHECGPRVWLARADGIALLEGDAAIRDAATQLRIGWIIAIRGVGGFHLACDATDDFAVRRLRERKQRDAKPFAVMVRTIAEARALGAVSAQEARLLGGPERPVVLLERAARSRLAPSVSPQLDRVGVMIAYTPLHHLLLEAVGRPLVMTSGNLSDEPIAIGNAEARIRLRDIADLFLLHDREILSRIDDSVARVVDGVPVLLRRARGYAPLTLRLPVPSPRPLLAVGPHLKNTFTLVRGSAAHVSPHIGDLDSIESLEHFRAALARYEQLFRIAPEVAVRDLHPGYFSTRLAEDLGLSRTIAVQHHHAHIAAVAAEHGVTTPVVGLAFDGTGLGDDGHVWGAETLVADLNGYRRAAHLRYVPLPGGDLAAREPWRVALGYLSLEPGVADAFELAFRGIKPDHRATAGRQIERRLNAPLASSMGRLFDAASAILGLRQRASYEGQAAMELESLAGAQPAEPLTFPVRETGDSLMLDPIPLLAALGEQRQRGVDAGLLAARFHESVASAAAEVAVAVADGAGIDIVALGGGSFQNARLLSGVRRRLEARGLCVLVPRQLGPNDGAISFGQAAVAASLLARGD from the coding sequence ATGGTTCGACTTCCTGCGCGATTCCGCTCGCCCGGTCAGCACGTCCGGATGACGGCCGCGCCCACGATCACCGCGCGGTTGCTGCGAGTGACGGGCGTTGTGCAGGGCGTGGGCTTTCGCCCGTTCGTGTACCGCCTGGCCGCGCGCCACGCGCTGGCCGGCTGGGTGCGCAACGTCGCCGGAACAGTCGAGATTCACGTGGAGGGCGGATCGGAGGAGCTCGACGTCTTTCAGCAGGAGCTGCGAACGGAGGCGCCGCCTGTTGCGCGGATCAATTCCCTGGAGCTCGCCCCGGCGGAGCCGGCCGGCGCGCACGACTTCCGAATCGTCGAGAGCGCCGACGCGGAAGGCATCCGCCCGGTCACCCCGGATCTGGCGATATGTGCGGAGTGTGAAGCGGAGCTGTTCGACACCGCGGATCGCCGCTTTCGGCACCCGTTCATTACCTGCACGAATTGCGGTCCGCGATACACGGTCATCCGCTCGCTGCCCTACGACCGCGAACGCACCTCGATGGCGGTCTTTCCGCGTTGCGACGAATGTGACACCGAGTATCGCACGCCGGCCGACCGTCGCCATCACGCGGAAACCGTGGCCTGTCACGAGTGCGGGCCCCGCGTGTGGCTCGCTCGTGCGGACGGCATCGCACTGTTGGAGGGCGACGCGGCCATCCGCGACGCCGCCACACAGTTGCGCATCGGCTGGATCATCGCGATTCGCGGCGTTGGAGGATTCCACCTCGCGTGCGATGCAACCGACGACTTCGCGGTGCGCCGGCTCCGCGAACGCAAGCAACGCGATGCCAAACCCTTCGCCGTGATGGTCCGGACCATCGCCGAAGCCCGCGCCCTCGGCGCCGTCTCCGCGCAGGAGGCCCGGCTCCTCGGCGGCCCGGAGCGCCCGGTGGTGCTCCTCGAGCGAGCTGCCCGCTCGCGCCTCGCGCCATCCGTATCGCCCCAGCTCGACCGCGTGGGCGTGATGATCGCGTACACGCCGCTCCACCACCTGCTGCTCGAGGCCGTCGGCCGGCCCCTCGTGATGACCAGCGGCAACCTCAGCGACGAGCCGATCGCCATCGGAAACGCCGAGGCGCGAATCCGACTGCGCGACATCGCCGACCTGTTCCTGCTACACGACCGGGAGATCCTCTCGCGCATTGACGACTCGGTCGCCCGCGTCGTTGACGGCGTGCCGGTGCTGTTGCGCCGCGCCAGGGGCTACGCGCCACTCACCCTGAGGCTTCCCGTTCCTTCTCCCCGGCCGCTCCTGGCAGTTGGGCCCCACCTCAAGAACACCTTCACGCTGGTCCGCGGCAGCGCGGCCCATGTGAGCCCTCACATTGGCGACCTCGACAGTATCGAGAGTCTCGAGCACTTCCGCGCCGCTCTCGCGCGCTACGAGCAGCTCTTCCGCATCGCGCCGGAGGTTGCCGTGCGCGACCTGCATCCCGGGTACTTCTCGACCCGCCTGGCCGAGGACCTCGGACTGTCGAGAACCATCGCGGTGCAGCATCACCACGCCCACATCGCCGCGGTGGCGGCCGAGCATGGGGTCACGACGCCGGTGGTCGGGCTGGCTTTCGACGGCACGGGGCTCGGCGACGACGGACACGTGTGGGGCGCCGAGACATTGGTCGCCGACCTCAACGGATACCGGCGCGCGGCGCACTTGCGGTATGTGCCACTCCCCGGCGGCGACCTTGCGGCGCGCGAACCGTGGCGCGTGGCGCTTGGCTACTTGTCATTGGAACCCGGCGTTGCCGACGCGTTCGAGTTGGCGTTCCGCGGCATCAAGCCCGACCACCGAGCCACTGCCGGGCGCCAGATCGAGCGGCGGCTCAACGCACCGCTCGCGTCATCGATGGGACGGCTCTTCGATGCCGCATCCGCCATTCTCGGCCTCCGGCAGCGCGCCAGCTACGAAGGACAGGCGGCAATGGAACTTGAATCACTCGCCGGCGCGCAGCCGGCCGAACCATTGACGTTTCCGGTGCGCGAAACCGGCGACTCTCTCATGCTCGATCCCATTCCTCTGCTCGCCGCACTCGGCGAGCAACGCCAACGTGGCGTTGACGCTGGCTTGCTCGCGGCACGTTTCCACGAGAGCGTGGCAAGTGCGGCTGCCGAGGTCGCCGTCGCCGTGGCGGACGGCGCCGGCATCGATATCGTGGCGCTGGGTGGAGGGTCATTCCAGAACGCGCGACTCCTCTCCGGCGTCCGCCGGCGCCTCGAGGCGCGCGGCCTGTGCGTGCTCGTGCCGCGCCAGCTCGGGCCAAACGACGGCGCCATCAGCTTCGGCCAGGCGGCCGTCGCCGCGTCGCTTCTCGCTCGCGGGGACTGA
- the hypB gene encoding hydrogenase nickel incorporation protein HypB — MAVRTIEVRERVMARNNEIAAEVRLRLAGHGVTAINLVSSPGAGKTTLLERTLGALGEELDIAVITGDVQTQNDADRLAVHTPRLVSAVVTGGACHLDALQVLTAIDAIELERTRLLFIENVGNLVCPANWDLGEKEMIVLFAVTEGEDKPLKYPKMFENARRVVMTKTDLLPHVPFDMDRAVANALSVNPELEVLRVSALTGQGLGEWFDFLRDSARPVSTSG, encoded by the coding sequence ATGGCCGTCCGGACGATTGAAGTTCGCGAGCGTGTGATGGCGCGCAACAACGAGATTGCGGCGGAGGTGCGCTTGCGCCTCGCCGGACATGGCGTGACGGCGATCAACCTCGTCTCGTCGCCCGGTGCGGGGAAGACGACGCTGCTCGAGCGCACGCTCGGCGCCCTCGGTGAGGAGCTGGACATTGCCGTCATCACGGGTGACGTGCAGACGCAGAACGACGCCGACCGGCTTGCCGTGCACACCCCGCGCCTCGTCAGCGCGGTCGTCACCGGTGGCGCCTGCCACCTCGACGCCCTGCAGGTGCTCACCGCCATCGACGCGATCGAGCTCGAGCGGACGCGGCTGCTCTTCATCGAGAACGTCGGCAACCTCGTCTGCCCGGCGAACTGGGACCTGGGCGAAAAGGAGATGATCGTCCTGTTCGCCGTCACCGAGGGCGAGGATAAGCCGCTCAAGTACCCGAAGATGTTCGAGAACGCGCGGCGTGTGGTCATGACCAAGACCGACCTGCTACCGCACGTTCCCTTCGACATGGATCGCGCCGTCGCCAACGCGCTTTCCGTGAACCCGGAGCTCGAAGTACTCCGCGTGTCGGCCCTGACAGGACAGGGGCTTGGCGAATGGTTCGACTTCCTGCGCGATTCCGCTCGCCCGGTCAGCACGTCCGGATGA
- a CDS encoding HyaD/HybD family hydrogenase maturation endopeptidase, whose amino-acid sequence MSGSAVIGLGNPLMGDDGFGLVALARLRDEWTLEGVELADGGTWGMSLLPLIEDAERLVLLDAIAAGATPGEVVVLERDRLPIYLTRKLSPHQVDLRDVLAVAEWRGKLPAETVAIGVQPQSVQMGLELSPAVDRAVETAVGVVIARLVQWGHRCEPREPAASCMR is encoded by the coding sequence ATGAGCGGCAGCGCGGTGATCGGTCTTGGGAATCCGCTGATGGGCGATGACGGTTTCGGCCTCGTGGCGCTCGCGCGCCTTCGCGACGAGTGGACGCTGGAAGGCGTCGAGCTGGCCGACGGTGGCACCTGGGGAATGTCCCTCCTCCCGCTCATCGAGGACGCCGAACGCCTGGTGCTGCTTGACGCCATCGCCGCCGGCGCCACGCCCGGTGAGGTCGTGGTGCTCGAGCGCGACCGGCTGCCGATCTACCTCACCCGAAAGCTTTCGCCGCATCAGGTGGACCTGCGTGACGTCCTCGCGGTCGCCGAGTGGCGCGGCAAGCTTCCGGCGGAGACGGTCGCAATCGGCGTGCAGCCCCAGTCGGTGCAAATGGGCCTCGAGCTCAGCCCGGCGGTGGATCGCGCCGTGGAGACCGCGGTCGGCGTCGTGATCGCCCGCCTGGTGCAATGGGGGCATCGCTGCGAGCCGCGCGAGCCGGCGGCGTCGTGCATGAGATGA
- the cybH gene encoding Ni/Fe-hydrogenase, b-type cytochrome subunit — translation MTAPGGAATGRRRINLFGLGRPLSRERGNFTWVYLWSAPIRATHWIAAACVVVLIVTGFYIGRPYFMTSGEASAHFLMGRVRFIHFTAAAVLIMAGIVRVYWLFAGNQFERLPALFPVTPKNVHNMLRTAGAYLTFRPDKQPSLVGHDPLQQYAYTGLYFMALVMVVTGSTMYGQSNPGGIIFRAFAWVPLLLGGLQRVRLLHHVLAWAFIIYVVIHVYFTIRSDYVERVGRVSSIITGGRYISTDEPYEDYDINQVPAHQWPTPEHPNPKKEA, via the coding sequence ATGACCGCCCCCGGAGGAGCAGCAACGGGGCGGCGGCGCATCAATTTGTTCGGCCTTGGGCGCCCCCTTTCCCGCGAGCGAGGCAACTTCACCTGGGTTTATCTGTGGAGCGCGCCGATTCGTGCCACCCACTGGATCGCGGCAGCGTGCGTCGTCGTGCTGATCGTTACTGGGTTCTACATCGGTCGCCCGTACTTCATGACCTCGGGAGAGGCGAGTGCCCACTTCCTCATGGGCCGCGTGCGCTTCATCCACTTCACGGCGGCGGCAGTGCTCATCATGGCCGGCATCGTGCGCGTCTACTGGCTCTTCGCCGGCAACCAGTTCGAGCGATTGCCGGCGCTCTTCCCCGTGACGCCGAAGAACGTCCACAACATGTTGCGAACGGCGGGCGCGTACCTGACTTTCCGTCCGGACAAGCAGCCGAGCCTGGTCGGGCACGATCCCCTGCAGCAGTACGCGTACACAGGTCTCTACTTCATGGCGCTTGTGATGGTCGTGACCGGGAGCACCATGTACGGACAATCGAATCCGGGCGGAATCATCTTCCGCGCCTTCGCATGGGTGCCGCTGCTGCTCGGCGGGCTCCAGCGCGTGCGGCTCCTTCATCACGTGCTCGCCTGGGCCTTCATCATCTACGTGGTGATACACGTCTACTTCACGATCCGCTCCGACTACGTCGAGCGCGTAGGCAGGGTGTCGTCGATCATCACCGGCGGCCGCTACATCTCCACCGACGAGCCCTACGAGGACTACGACATCAACCAGGTGCCGGCGCATCAGTGGCCGACGCCCGAGCACCCAAATCCGAAGAAGGAGGCATGA